One Rosettibacter firmus genomic window carries:
- a CDS encoding DUF971 domain-containing protein yields MFPIRISKYDNDNLLILWDDNHEQKIKFANLRYLCPCAICETERIENGKSYIPIYSTEQITIKEIKIIGNYALNVVWNDNHDTGIYDFPYLRQLSG; encoded by the coding sequence TTAGTAAATATGATAACGATAATCTTTTAATATTATGGGATGATAATCACGAACAAAAAATTAAATTTGCAAATCTTCGCTATTTATGTCCATGTGCTATTTGTGAAACTGAGCGAATAGAAAATGGTAAATCATATATACCAATTTATTCAACAGAGCAAATAACTATAAAAGAAATTAAAATAATTGGGAATTATGCTTTGAATGTTGTATGGAATGATAATCATGATACTGGTATTTATGATTTTCCTTATCTAAGACAATTATCTGGTTAA